From a single Silene latifolia isolate original U9 population chromosome 6, ASM4854445v1, whole genome shotgun sequence genomic region:
- the LOC141586117 gene encoding GDSL esterase/lipase At5g22810-like — protein MGISSSNSHVTVILVIIHFWGVINGQPLVPALFIFGDSVVDAGNNNDLDTLVKSNFLPYGRDFDNHHPTGRFCNGKLATDFTAETIGFTSYQPAYSSIEARGDNLLIGANFASASSGYHKTTAKLYCTIPLSEQLEHLLDYQKKLTVVAGPKNASSIISGGVYIVSGGASDFLQNYYIDPALYKLYSPQEFSNILVQEFGDFVQVCRHSLQYDSY, from the exons ATGGGTATTTCGAGTTCTAATTCTCATGTTACTGTAATTCTTGTGATTATACATTTTTGGGGGGTAATTAATGGGCAACCATTAGTACCAGCATTGTTTATATTTGGTGATTCAGTGGTTGACGCTGGTAATAACAATGATTTAGATACTCTTGTTAAGTCCAATTTCCTTCCTTATGGTAGAGATTTTGACAACCATCACCCCACTGGAAGGTTTTGCAATGGCAAACTTGCTACTGATTTTACTG CTGAGACAATAGGATTTACGTCGTACCAACCAGCAtactcaagtatagaagccagaGGGGATAACCTGTTGATTGGAGCCAATTTTGCGTCTGCTTCATCTGGCTACCATAAAACTACAGCTAAACTTTAT TGTACAATTCCATTAAGCGAGCAGTTGGAACACTTATTGGATTACCAGAAGAAGTTAACAGTGGTTGCAGGGCCGAAGAACGCATCATCGATAATCTCAGGAGGGGTTTATATAGTTAGTGGTGGAGCCAGTGATTTCCTGCAAAATTATTATATCGATCCAGCTCTCTACAAGCTTTACAGTCCTCAAGAGTTTTCTAACATACTTGTCCAAGAATTTGGCGATTTTGTTCAGGTTTGTCGTCATTCGCTCCAATATGATAGCTACTAA
- the LOC141658495 gene encoding receptor-like protein EIX2, giving the protein MGKLTNLNHLHLSNNEFKGRIPASFVNLSALTYLDLSNNTLSGLIPDFIGHLTQIEHLDISSNSLHGTVFGIGNLSKLSYLDLSLNHLNLKLDSSLNWRPPFQLRFFNVRSCVINTLFPQLLRNQTQIKFLDLSDTGISGELPGWLWNSSSLQVLDLSGNRLTGSLPHHIACDGPYYYSRTLDWLDLHNNLLTGTIPKWLGNLEVAELIDLSSNLLTGEVFDGKNASSLFNIGNFLMVLDLSDNMLSGEIQFGKLPPRKELQILSLRGNHFTGPIRSQLCELKSLLVLQLNQNCLTGKIPHCLGSIGFDLVIILNNALDIQIIETVKGIVEVSTGTRGFPSIIDLSSNYLVGTIPEELTNISALFALNLSYNHLTGYIPENIGNLRQIESLDLSNNHLTGTIPQSLSSISWLSKLNLSNNNLHGPIPTGSQLQTLDDPSIYAGNSGLCGFPLPNCTKPDPPPSLTNVNPTAGKHNVEKEDKYDKMWFILAVMSGVAAGFWGVVGTLVIKRSWRHAYFRYVEELGDRIYVPVKVRVNRFKRRFNENS; this is encoded by the exons ATGGGAAAACTCACAAACTTGAATCACCTTCATCTTTCAAACAATGAGTTTAAAGGTCGAATTCCTGCATCTTTTGTGAATTTGTCAGCTTTGACGTATTTGGATTTGTCAAATAATACGTTGAGCGGATTGATTCCAGATTTTATAGGACATTTAACCCAAATAGAGCACCTAGACATCTCATCAAACTCTCTCCATGGTACCGTCTTCGGAATTGGTAACCTCTcaaaattgtcgtatttggattTGAGTTTAAACCATCTCAATCTCAAGCTTGACTCGAGTTTAAACTGGCGACCTCCATTTCAACTTCGATTTTTTAATGTTCGTTCTTGTGTCATAAATACGTTGTTTCCTCAATTGTTAAGAAATCAAACTCAGATTAAATTCTTGGACCTTTCTGATACGGGCATCTCAGGAGAATTGCCCGGATGGCTGTGGAACTCAAGCTCTCTTCAAGTATTAGATCTGTCTGGGAATCGACTTACAG GATCCTTGCCACACCATATAGCTTGTGATGGACCTTATTATTATAGCCGTACCTTGGATTGGCTGGACCTTCACAACAACTTGCTTACCGGGACAATACCTAAATGGCTGGGCAATTTAGAAGTTGCTGAATTGATTGATTTGTCTTCCAATCTGCTAACAGGGGAAGTCTTTGATGGAAAAAATGCTTCATCACTTTTTAATATTGGAAACTTTTTAATGGTGCTTGACCTCAGTGACAACATGTTGTCCGGAGAGATACAATTTGGAAAGTTACCGCCGCGTAAAGAGCTGCAAATCCTCAGTCTAAGAGGAAATCATTTTACTGGGCCCATTCGCTCACAGCTCTGCGAGCTCAAGTCTCTGTTAGTATTACAACTGAATCAAAATTGTTTGACAGGGAAAATTCCTCACTGTTTAGGCTCCATTGGATTTGACCTTGTTATAATACTCAATAATGCTCTGGACATACAAATTATAGAAACTGTCAAGGGAATTGTTGAAGTAAGCACTGGAACAAGAGGGTTTCCGTCCATAATCGACCTCTCAAGCAATTATTTAGTCGGCACAATACCTGAGGAGCTCACAAACATATCCGCATTGTTTGCGTTGAACTTGTCATATAATCATTTAACAGGTTACATTCCAGAAAACATAGGCAACCTGAGGCAGATCGAATCTTTGGACTTGTCGAATAACCATCTTACAGGGACTATACCACAAAGCTTGTCTTCCATATCATGGCTAAGCAAGTTGAATTTGTCCAATAACAACCTACATGGCCCTATTCCAACAGGTAGTCAACTCCAAACTCTTGACGACCCATCTATCTATGCGGGCAATTCGGGTTTATGCGGATTTCCCTTGCCAAACTGCACTAAACCTGATCCGCCACCAAGTTTGACAAATGTTAATCCTACCGCTGGAAAACATAATGTTGAAAAAGAAGATAAATATGATAAGATGTGGTTCATCCTAGCCGTAATGTCTGGTGTTGCTGCCGGATTTTGGGGTGTCGTCGGGACATTGGTAATAAAGAGGAGTTGGAGACATGCTTATTTTCGGTATGTTGAGGAGCTTGGTGATAGAATTTATGTGCCAGTGAAAGTGAGGGTGAACAGGTTCAAGAGGAGGTTCAATGAAAATTCCTAA
- the LOC141586116 gene encoding putative serine/threonine-protein kinase At1g01540, with product MSLYDAAFVNSELSKPTSIFGLRLWVVIGIFVGSTIVLLLFLLSLCLTSRRRKPPPSAAAITPPISKEIKEIIPTSHHRAAAEIQIDIGKPEHRVVFGVSDKAPSSGESLRSNNNNNNNNNNSNSNNNGNNGSDHSGSHYSGGSNGGGGNTTSYGGPEVSHLGWGRWYTLRELELATNCLADENVIGEGGYGIVYSGILVDNTKVAVKNLLNNRGQAEKEFKVEVEVIGRVRHKNLVRLLGYCVEGAYRMLVYEYVDNGNLDQWLHGDVGEVSPLTWNIRMNIILGTAKGLSYLHEGLEPKVVHRDIKSSNILLDRHWNPKVSDFGLAKLLNSETSYVTTRVMGTFGYVAPEYACTGMLTEKSDVYGFGILIMELISGRTPVDYSRPPGEVNLVDWLKNMVGNRRSEEVVDPKLPEMPPSKALKRILLVALRCVDPDAQKRPKMGHVIHMLEADDLLVRDARLLGRASSTQNREFPQDKPDSVKASTDISESESSRDHQQPTGWR from the exons ATGTCACTATACGACGCTGCATTTGTAAACTCAGAACTCTCAAAACCAACTTCAATTTTCGGCCTACGTTTATGGGTAGTCATCGGAATCTTTGTAGGGTCCACCATTGTccttctcctcttcctcctttCTCTCTGCCTCACCTCCCGCCGCCGTAAACCACCGCCTTCCGCCGCCGCCATTACGCCGCCGATTTCCAAGGAAATCAAAGAGATCATCCCTACCTCCCACCACCGCGCCGCCGCCGAGATCCAGATCGATATCGGAAAACCCGAACACCGTGTCGTGTTCGGGGTTTCCGATAAAGCTCCCTCCAGTGGAGAGAGCTTACGCtcgaataataacaataacaataacaataataatagtaatagtaataataatgggaATAATGGGAGTGATCATAGTGGTAGTCATTATAGTGGTGGGAGTAATGGTGGTGGGGGTAATACGACGTCGTATGGAGGTCCGGAGGTGTCGCATTTGGGATGGGGGAGGTGGTATACGTTAAGGGAATTGGAATTAGCGACGAATTGTTTAGCAGATGAGAATGTGATTGGTGAAGGTGGTTATGGTATTGTTTATAGTGGTATTTTAGTTGATAATACCAAAGTTGCAGTCAAGAATCTCTTAAATAACAG AGGTCAGGCCGAGAAGGAATTCAAAGTGGAGGTTGAAGTAATCGGACGTGTTAGACACAAGAATCTTGTTAGGTTGCTTGGATACTGTGTCGAAGGGGCTTATAG GATGCTTGTGTATGAATATGTTGACAATGGGAATTTGGACCAGTGGCTTCATGGTGATGTTGGTGAAGTCAGCCCTCTCACATGGAACATCCGAATGAACATCATTTTAGGAACAGCAAAAGG GTTGTCCTATCTTCACGAGGGTCTTGAACCCAAGGTTGTGCACAGAGACATAAAGTCTAGCAACATACTTCTTGATCGGCATTGGAACCCTAAGGTTTCTGATTTTGGCCTTGCTAAATTGCTTAATTCTGAAACGAGTTATGTCACGACTCGTGTAATGGGAACTTTTGG ATATGTAGCACCTGAATATGCATGCACTGGTATGTTGACTGAAAAGAGCGACGTATATGGTTTCGGAATTCTTATCATGGAACTAATTTCTGGGAGAACCCCTGTTGATTATAGTCGGCCACCCGGGGAG GTAAATCTGGTAGACTGGTTAAAAAACATGGTGGGGAATAGAAGATCCGAGGAAGTGGTGGACCCAAAGTTGCCTGAGATGCCACCTTCAAAAGCACTAAAACGTATTCTTTTGGTCGCTCTTAGATGTGTTGATCCAGATGCGCAGAAGCGACCTAAAATGGGGCATGTCATCCACATGCTCGAGGCAGATGATTTATTAGTCCGAGAT GCACGTCTTCTTGGGAGAGCTTCTTCAACTCAGAACCGCGAATTTCCGCAAGATAAGCCTGATTCTGTAAAAGCGAGTACAGATATAAGTGAATCAGAAAGCAGTAGAGATCATCAGCAACCAACAGGATGGAGATAG